In Erpetoichthys calabaricus chromosome 2, fErpCal1.3, whole genome shotgun sequence, a genomic segment contains:
- the c2h14orf119 gene encoding uncharacterized protein C14orf119 homolog, with the protein MSQSCGGSEDGEPPGRTAPVAIEGISYITAQELRCVLSWFHGWGATQRQRFLEDLVSKAVPGKLCALLGELSLLQVQDKAPSIFECQLRLWNQWFESWSEDERNTFVRLLEESEPTFVAQFYQEIANTAGKD; encoded by the exons ATGTCTCAAAGCTGTGGCGGCAGTGAAGACGGGGAACCACCTGGTCGCACAGCTCCAGTGGCGATCGAGGGCATCTCCTACATCACGGCCCAGGAGCTGCGCTGTGTACTGAGCTGGTTCCACGGCTGGGGGGCGACACAGCGTCAGAGGTTTCTTGAAGACTTGGTGTCAAAAGCTGTTCCCGGAAAACTGTGCGCCCTCCTCGGGGAATTGTCGCTATTGCAG GTGCAGGACAAAGCCCCCAGCATTTTTGAGTGCCAGCTGCGTCTGTGGAACCAGTGGTTTGAGAGCTGGAGTGAAGATGAGCGGAATACGTTTGTCCGACTGCTGGAAGAGAGTGAGCCAACGTTTGTTGCACAGTTTTATCAAGAGATAGCCAACACAGCAGGCAAGGACTAA